One part of the Oceanihabitans sp. IOP_32 genome encodes these proteins:
- a CDS encoding SIMPL domain-containing protein (The SIMPL domain is named for its presence in mouse protein SIMPL (signalling molecule that associates with mouse pelle-like kinase). Bacterial member BP26, from Brucella, was shown to assemble into a channel-like structure, while YggE from E. coli has been associated with resistance to oxidative stress.), whose amino-acid sequence MKKTIVLIAIVLVPFLTIAQQKPTTIKVNARAFYIDDTPEFKAIISLSNTYSSLQSELTTIDILKKQYRSALEAKGISWIDLKENPNDFGYETMNYGKEGTLYEYRTTSIEKMINFLKVKSLGVNITSYVSVLTIDKAEAIALSQKAINSAKESAKTIAAAMGKELGDIQEIEDLNNRLGEDIETYLYHDKPAAQYIYSLNVVFSVK is encoded by the coding sequence ATGAAAAAAACAATAGTGTTAATAGCAATCGTGTTGGTCCCGTTTTTAACCATAGCACAACAAAAGCCAACAACAATAAAAGTAAATGCGCGTGCATTTTACATCGATGATACGCCAGAATTTAAGGCCATCATTTCACTTAGCAATACCTATTCAAGTCTTCAGTCTGAACTCACTACAATAGACATACTAAAAAAACAATACAGATCGGCTCTTGAGGCCAAAGGTATTTCTTGGATTGATTTAAAAGAAAACCCCAACGATTTTGGCTATGAAACGATGAACTATGGTAAAGAAGGAACGCTTTATGAATACCGAACTACATCCATAGAAAAAATGATAAACTTCCTTAAGGTAAAATCGTTAGGCGTGAACATTACAAGTTATGTTTCGGTGCTTACTATAGACAAAGCAGAGGCTATAGCATTAAGCCAAAAAGCCATAAATAGCGCTAAAGAAAGCGCAAAAACCATTGCAGCGGCCATGGGCAAAGAACTTGGGGACATACAGGAAATAGAAGATTTAAATAACCGATTGGGAGAAGACATTGAAACGTATCTATACCACGACAAACCTGCTGCTCAATATATTTATTCGCTTAATGTGGTATTTTCGGTAAAGTGA
- a CDS encoding collagen-like protein, producing MKFTKQLFSVLFIASMLFACSPDDGRDGATGPKGEQGEPGEAGADGAQGDTGTANVIYSDWIVRDFDIAVASETNQQLIATLGLNDIDFDEDVLLVYGRNEVNVLVSEVYQLPYILASQQEYYGFNISSFNGGYSLRIQVSTLDGGSNLFTFFDDFRYVIIPGGNPVSSNRNGNSESTGSKSSGLDYTTMTYQEIIDHFNIPD from the coding sequence ATGAAATTTACAAAACAATTATTTAGTGTTCTTTTTATAGCAAGTATGCTATTCGCTTGCTCGCCAGATGATGGTAGAGATGGCGCTACTGGTCCCAAAGGAGAACAGGGAGAACCAGGTGAAGCTGGAGCTGATGGAGCCCAAGGAGATACAGGTACCGCCAATGTTATTTATTCTGATTGGATTGTACGTGATTTTGATATTGCGGTTGCATCTGAAACTAATCAACAATTGATAGCTACATTGGGGCTTAACGATATTGATTTTGATGAAGATGTACTACTAGTCTATGGAAGAAATGAGGTGAATGTTCTTGTATCTGAGGTCTATCAACTTCCTTACATCCTAGCATCGCAACAAGAGTATTACGGTTTTAATATCTCGAGTTTTAATGGTGGTTATTCGCTCAGAATTCAAGTGTCAACTCTAGATGGGGGATCTAATTTATTTACTTTTTTTGATGACTTTAGATATGTGATTATCCCTGGAGGCAACCCTGTTAGTAGTAATCGCAATGGTAACTCAGAATCGACAGGTTCAAAATCCTCGGGTTTGGATTACACTACCATGACCTACCAAGAAATTATAGACCACTTTAACATCCCCGATTAA
- a CDS encoding GAF domain-containing protein translates to MNNTYNSNHVLDDIKAISFFSTSLYQKDSVEEVLWAITKNVIHQLGFVDCVIYVLDKEKGILHQKAAYGQKNPFENIIYNCIEISLGEGIVGHVALSKQAEIIPNTTQDKRYIIDDEARCSEICIPILMDDTLFGIIDSEHPEPNFFTEKHLHLLTIVAALCSQRIREIQTKTRKPFSRANQYFKKLEALMRLSKIYRNPCLSLSSTAENLGISACYLSSMINTLLNKSFIDFINEYRVEDVKKHLHSEEFAHYTIVSLGLEAGFNSKSTFYSAFKKHTGFTPMAYKSQRFLKCSNS, encoded by the coding sequence ATGAACAACACATATAATTCAAACCATGTATTAGACGATATTAAAGCCATTAGTTTTTTTTCAACATCACTTTATCAGAAAGATTCAGTAGAGGAAGTGCTTTGGGCCATTACTAAAAACGTTATTCATCAATTAGGATTTGTGGACTGCGTTATTTACGTGCTTGATAAAGAAAAAGGCATACTGCATCAAAAGGCTGCTTATGGTCAAAAAAATCCTTTTGAAAATATTATCTACAATTGTATCGAGATATCACTTGGGGAGGGCATTGTAGGCCATGTTGCACTAAGTAAACAAGCAGAAATTATTCCAAATACTACGCAAGATAAGCGTTATATTATTGATGACGAAGCACGATGTTCTGAAATATGTATCCCAATACTTATGGACGATACGCTTTTTGGTATTATAGACTCCGAACATCCTGAGCCCAATTTCTTTACCGAAAAACATCTACACCTGCTTACCATAGTTGCCGCTTTATGTTCACAAAGAATAAGAGAAATTCAGACTAAAACACGTAAACCATTTTCAAGAGCCAATCAATACTTTAAAAAACTTGAAGCTTTAATGCGTTTAAGTAAAATCTATCGAAACCCTTGTTTAAGCCTATCCTCTACTGCAGAAAATTTAGGGATTTCGGCCTGCTATCTTTCAAGCATGATAAATACGTTACTAAATAAAAGTTTTATCGATTTTATAAACGAATACCGTGTAGAAGATGTAAAAAAGCATCTTCATTCCGAAGAATTTGCCCATTACACCATCGTATCACTAGGATTAGAAGCTGGTTTTAATTCAAAATCTACCTTTTATTCAGCCTTTAAAAAACATACAGGTTTTACACCTATGGCGTATAAAAGTCAACGCTTTTTAAAGTGTAGCAATTCATAA
- a CDS encoding hybrid sensor histidine kinase/response regulator transcription factor, which yields MRLFLFLVVLINYMVFSQTPATIIDNNASINFTYLGKALENQWVSSILEDKEGFMWFATQNGLYKYDGYRFYAYKYNPLQLNSLPANWVRHLSQDKDGIFWLSTLGEGLVRFDQDKNTFKRISSNTPEGLNSTITFSTFVTSNNAVWVDADTGLFRKSGDDSTFIKIKRPPGKTSISETLDGQVILSIDKSIYTYNPLNNTLELLYQNAPLNQLSVNSKNKLVYNYNGMVFTQQSNQAPTPIIIPEFVHTISNVVNDKCVFIGNKHVYKYDFKTNKTNKLRYSTESINLSEINSLYLDQNDIIWIGTSKGVFKENKAGNVFLNSIDLHARRILDDKDGLYIGGENGLYYYSKATKALKVIIEDKSIFSLLKTKEGIWAGDMIGAVFFIPSNHNVTTYNLQDQANKSLKLYGLAEDKNGFLWVSSWEGIYLMKKNGLIVKQYKFNKNQDEKELKAIKIHIDRHGNLWIVTVGNGIYKVPQIANISSNKVAFNYKHYHHIPGDTSSLNTNTATDLHEDSEGNIWIGSDFGINRYLPEKDAFEIMKIKNEVFDKKVMAIETDANNLLWISTISNGIYVYNKAEESLINLRKTDGLLSNACLYTSSMYNGNELYFGTDKGIQIINPDLIITPKINKAPLITNLSVLGKKPLENQVSILNGKTINLNHEQTDIFIDFSLNDYRFPEKINYYYILENGHTDWRKAAANRVNYTNLNPGNYNFLLKASYQTEMETPIARLTIKISKPWYQTTLAYVLFALVLALLILLFFQLRFKQKLASDRLKVVEDLDRVKSNLFTNISHELRTPLTLISGPIEHQLSKQKLDKDDKEELVLVKQNTDRLLNLVNQLMDLARIDSGQLKLNVTRRNLNLLLNQSISAFQYQANKKNIEIRSKIYGLEEVWFDSDSIEKIVSNLLANAVKYSKPNTIVEFEAHQEGANLIISIINESMSLENKNLSELFKRFYQSNASSEGIGVGLALVKELVNLNKGHVIVKKINNNKILFKVTMPIVKNAFTNTEIKSNDTLTNNLEPDHTEVLNNDDILLIVEDEEDIRQFVKSIFKNNYKIIEATNGKQGLAAALKHIPNLIISDVMMPEMDGVALCKHIKNNPLTSHIPFVLLTAKVGEAHEISGLSSGADAYITKPFGVEKLKVRVKKLLESRLQLQEHYSKGFRVHPKIIITSAETEFLNRLQDVLNKNLTHSEFTSEKFVEKMLMSRTQLHRKLKALVNMSASEYIRSQRLAVAKDILTNQNVSVSEAAYSVGFNSVSYFIKCFKETYHKTPSQFLEE from the coding sequence ATGAGGTTGTTTTTATTTCTTGTCGTGTTAATAAACTATATGGTGTTTTCTCAAACACCAGCAACAATTATAGACAACAATGCGTCTATAAACTTTACCTACCTGGGCAAAGCCTTAGAAAATCAGTGGGTTTCCTCTATATTAGAAGACAAAGAGGGCTTTATGTGGTTTGCCACTCAAAATGGTCTGTATAAATACGATGGATATCGGTTTTACGCCTATAAATACAATCCGTTGCAGTTAAATTCGCTTCCAGCTAATTGGGTGCGACATCTTAGCCAAGATAAAGATGGCATTTTTTGGTTGTCTACTTTAGGAGAAGGCTTAGTGAGATTTGATCAGGATAAGAACACATTTAAACGAATCTCATCGAATACACCAGAAGGTCTTAATAGCACTATTACTTTTTCAACATTTGTAACCTCCAATAATGCTGTTTGGGTAGATGCAGATACGGGTCTTTTTAGAAAATCGGGAGATGACAGTACTTTTATCAAAATAAAAAGACCCCCAGGAAAAACTAGTATTTCAGAAACGCTAGATGGACAAGTCATTTTATCTATTGATAAAAGTATCTATACTTATAACCCTTTAAACAATACACTAGAGTTACTATACCAAAATGCGCCTTTAAATCAGCTATCGGTCAACTCAAAAAACAAATTAGTTTATAATTATAACGGCATGGTTTTTACCCAGCAGAGTAACCAAGCCCCAACCCCTATTATTATTCCTGAATTCGTACATACCATCTCTAATGTCGTAAATGATAAATGTGTGTTTATTGGTAATAAGCATGTTTATAAATACGACTTTAAGACCAACAAAACCAATAAATTGCGCTATAGCACAGAAAGCATTAACCTCTCGGAAATTAACAGCCTATATCTCGACCAAAATGACATAATTTGGATAGGCACAAGTAAGGGTGTCTTTAAAGAAAATAAAGCTGGAAATGTATTTTTAAATTCTATCGATTTACATGCTAGGCGTATTCTAGACGATAAAGACGGACTTTATATTGGCGGTGAAAATGGGCTTTATTACTACTCAAAAGCAACAAAAGCCCTAAAAGTAATTATAGAGGACAAATCTATTTTTTCTTTGCTTAAAACCAAAGAAGGGATTTGGGCTGGCGACATGATTGGTGCAGTTTTTTTTATACCTAGTAACCATAACGTGACCACCTATAATTTACAAGACCAGGCTAATAAATCTTTAAAACTATACGGTTTAGCAGAAGATAAAAATGGCTTTTTATGGGTAAGTTCTTGGGAAGGCATCTACCTCATGAAAAAAAACGGATTAATAGTTAAACAATATAAATTCAATAAAAACCAAGACGAAAAAGAATTAAAAGCCATTAAAATTCACATAGATAGACACGGAAATTTATGGATTGTAACCGTAGGAAATGGCATATATAAAGTACCACAAATAGCAAACATCAGCTCGAATAAAGTAGCATTCAACTATAAACATTACCATCATATACCAGGGGATACAAGCTCTCTAAACACTAACACAGCTACTGATTTACATGAAGATAGTGAAGGCAATATTTGGATAGGATCAGATTTTGGCATTAATAGATACCTTCCAGAAAAGGATGCCTTTGAGATAATGAAAATTAAAAACGAGGTTTTTGATAAAAAAGTTATGGCCATTGAAACCGATGCCAACAACTTACTTTGGATAAGTACAATTTCCAATGGTATTTATGTTTATAATAAAGCCGAAGAAAGTTTAATTAATTTAAGAAAAACCGACGGCTTACTCTCTAACGCTTGTCTTTATACATCCAGCATGTATAACGGTAACGAACTTTACTTTGGGACAGATAAAGGCATACAAATCATTAACCCCGATCTTATTATTACCCCAAAAATTAACAAAGCACCTTTAATTACCAACCTTAGTGTTTTAGGCAAAAAACCATTAGAAAACCAGGTTTCTATTCTCAACGGAAAAACTATTAATCTAAATCATGAGCAAACCGATATTTTTATAGATTTTTCTCTTAACGACTATAGGTTTCCTGAAAAGATAAACTACTATTATATTTTAGAAAACGGCCATACCGATTGGAGAAAAGCAGCTGCTAATCGAGTAAATTACACCAATTTAAATCCTGGTAATTACAACTTTTTACTCAAGGCATCTTATCAAACCGAAATGGAAACACCTATAGCTAGGCTTACAATTAAAATTTCAAAACCTTGGTACCAAACCACGTTGGCCTATGTACTGTTTGCATTAGTATTGGCTCTGCTTATATTATTATTTTTTCAACTGAGGTTTAAGCAAAAATTAGCTTCAGACCGATTAAAGGTGGTTGAAGATTTAGACCGTGTAAAATCAAATCTGTTTACCAATATTTCCCATGAACTGCGTACACCACTCACTTTAATTTCGGGTCCCATAGAACACCAATTATCCAAACAAAAACTTGATAAGGACGATAAAGAAGAACTGGTTTTAGTGAAACAAAATACCGATCGATTACTTAATTTAGTCAATCAATTAATGGATTTAGCGCGTATTGATTCTGGTCAGTTAAAACTAAACGTCACCCGAAGAAATCTAAATTTACTCCTTAACCAGTCGATTTCTGCGTTTCAATATCAAGCCAATAAAAAGAATATTGAAATTAGATCTAAAATCTATGGTCTAGAAGAGGTTTGGTTTGATAGCGATAGTATTGAAAAAATAGTATCGAACTTACTAGCTAATGCGGTAAAATACTCAAAACCCAACACAATAGTAGAGTTCGAAGCCCATCAAGAAGGTGCCAATCTTATCATATCCATTATCAATGAAAGTATGTCTCTGGAAAATAAAAACTTGAGTGAACTTTTTAAGCGTTTTTATCAGAGTAATGCGTCTTCTGAAGGGATTGGTGTGGGTTTGGCTTTGGTTAAAGAATTGGTTAATCTTAATAAAGGCCATGTGATTGTTAAAAAAATAAATAATAACAAGATTCTATTTAAAGTCACTATGCCAATTGTTAAAAATGCTTTTACCAATACAGAAATAAAGTCGAACGACACATTAACTAATAATTTAGAGCCAGACCATACTGAAGTTTTAAACAATGACGACATTCTTCTTATTGTAGAAGACGAGGAGGATATTCGTCAATTCGTAAAATCCATATTTAAAAACAACTATAAAATTATAGAAGCCACAAATGGTAAACAAGGATTAGCAGCGGCATTAAAGCATATTCCAAATCTTATTATCAGTGATGTTATGATGCCCGAAATGGATGGCGTTGCTTTATGTAAACACATTAAGAATAACCCATTAACAAGTCATATCCCTTTTGTATTGTTAACAGCTAAGGTTGGTGAAGCCCATGAAATCTCGGGTTTAAGCTCTGGCGCAGATGCTTATATAACAAAACCTTTTGGTGTAGAAAAATTAAAAGTTAGAGTAAAAAAACTGCTTGAAAGCAGACTACAATTACAAGAACATTACAGCAAAGGCTTTAGAGTCCATCCAAAAATAATAATCACCTCAGCCGAAACCGAATTCTTAAATAGACTTCAAGATGTGCTCAATAAAAATCTAACCCATTCAGAGTTTACAAGTGAAAAATTTGTAGAAAAAATGTTGATGAGCAGAACACAATTACACAGAAAATTAAAAGCGCTAGTTAATATGTCGGCTTCAGAATATATAAGATCGCAACGCCTAGCTGTAGCTAAAGATATTTTAACCAATCAAAATGTCTCTGTTTCAGAAGCAGCGTATTCTGTAGGCTTTAATTCCGTTAGTTATTTCATTAAATGCTTTAAAGAGACTTACCATAAAACACCTTCGCAGTTCTTAGAAGAATAA
- the cas6 gene encoding CRISPR-associated endoribonuclease Cas6: protein MRFQLQLDSKNRSPTIPINYQYPLSAAIYKILDKADSHYATFLHEEGYTVNGGLKHFKLFTFSDLKGRCKVNHDRLHINSTMELIVSFHLPEAAQHFVKGLFLSQDMDIADKKSKATFKVNSVEALSYPFAEIENKDKSTITVRAISACIAGIKNDKGEYDFIPPTDARFAFCIKHNWEQKLKALKIPFHENELKVAVNLKNTKPKSRLITVKAFTKQQTRIKGYLNFEMELTGNQEQLQVIYNAGAGLYNALGMGCLEVVK, encoded by the coding sequence ATGCGTTTTCAACTACAACTGGATTCTAAAAACAGGAGTCCAACTATCCCAATAAATTATCAGTATCCTTTAAGTGCTGCGATATATAAAATACTAGACAAAGCAGATTCTCATTATGCTACATTTTTACATGAAGAGGGCTATACTGTTAATGGTGGTCTAAAACATTTTAAGCTGTTTACGTTTTCAGATTTAAAAGGTCGCTGCAAGGTTAATCACGATAGGTTGCATATCAACTCAACTATGGAGCTTATAGTTTCTTTCCATTTGCCCGAAGCTGCTCAGCATTTTGTAAAAGGCTTGTTTCTATCGCAAGATATGGATATAGCAGATAAGAAAAGTAAAGCCACCTTTAAGGTTAATAGTGTTGAGGCCTTGTCTTATCCTTTTGCTGAAATTGAGAATAAAGATAAGAGTACAATTACAGTGCGCGCTATTTCGGCTTGTATCGCTGGTATAAAAAATGACAAAGGTGAATACGACTTTATACCGCCAACCGATGCGCGCTTTGCATTTTGCATCAAGCATAATTGGGAACAAAAACTAAAAGCGTTAAAAATTCCCTTTCATGAAAACGAACTAAAAGTTGCTGTAAATCTAAAAAACACTAAACCTAAGTCCCGATTAATAACTGTTAAAGCGTTTACCAAGCAACAAACGCGAATAAAAGGTTACTTAAATTTTGAGATGGAGCTTACAGGAAACCAAGAACAATTGCAGGTAATTTATAATGCTGGAGCAGGTTTGTATAATGCTTTGGGGATGGGGTGTTTGGAGGTTGTAAAGTAA
- a CDS encoding plasmid pRiA4b ORF-3 family protein, translating into MAYIFKIKLEGSSKPPIWRKVKLNENLTFLDLHLVIQGVFNWYNTHLFRFSPRGWGSTPCLQQKLDDEDNWYEEPFSKPNTWPYGELYDASKIKLKDYYKKLKQKIIYIYDFGDDWKHSIELVEITNETILTPICLAGKGAAPIEDCGGIWGYYNMVEALNNKKHPEHKDFRDWLDFKKGEKWDLNEFDLEDTQERLRVFWTLDKE; encoded by the coding sequence ATGGCGTATATTTTTAAAATTAAACTGGAAGGCTCCTCCAAACCTCCAATATGGAGAAAAGTGAAATTAAATGAAAACCTAACTTTTTTAGATCTCCATTTGGTGATACAAGGTGTTTTTAATTGGTACAATACACATTTATTTAGGTTTTCGCCACGAGGATGGGGAAGCACACCTTGTTTACAACAAAAGCTAGATGATGAAGATAATTGGTATGAAGAGCCTTTTTCCAAACCTAATACTTGGCCTTATGGAGAACTTTATGATGCCAGTAAGATTAAGTTAAAAGATTATTACAAAAAGCTAAAACAGAAAATAATATATATCTACGATTTTGGTGATGATTGGAAACATAGTATAGAACTCGTTGAAATAACCAACGAAACCATTTTGACGCCAATATGTTTGGCGGGTAAAGGCGCAGCTCCCATCGAAGACTGCGGTGGTATTTGGGGTTATTATAATATGGTAGAAGCTCTAAATAACAAAAAGCACCCAGAACATAAAGATTTTAGAGATTGGCTAGATTTTAAAAAAGGCGAAAAGTGGGATTTGAATGAATTTGATTTAGAAGATACCCAAGAACGATTGCGAGTTTTTTGGACACTTGATAAGGAATAG
- the hypD gene encoding trans-4-hydroxy-L-proline dehydratase, with protein sequence MKIAHTSVQPERPAAVQGNFYEPITNAIGPGMNTRIQKLRKLSFETQPSLSIERALIQTRFYKEHFGKHSIPVLRGLNFLEICKQKTIYIGDGELIVGERGPKPKAVPTFPELTCHSVEDFHVLNTREMQRYTIPQEDIDTYEKEVIPYWEGKTMRERIFSHVPTAWRDLYEAGLFTEFMEQRAPGHTALDGKVYEKGMLDFKKEIQEHLDRLDFLNDPEATDKKEQLEGMKISCDAAIVFAERHANLAEELAEKETDDTRKKELQKIAEVCRWVPANAPRTFHEAIQMYWFTHLGTITELNGWDAMNPGHFDQHLAPFYEKEIAEGTLTREEAKELLSCFWIKVNNHPAPPKVGITAKESGTYNDFTNINIGGVKRDGSDGVSEVSYIMLEIIEELHVLQPGNSVHISSRTPDRFLKEACKVIRQGHGYPSIFNPDVYIPEMLRQGKSLEDAREGGCSGCIEVGAFGKEAYILTGYLNVPKIIEITLNNGVNPLTGKQVSIKTGDPRDFKSYDELYNAFKTQLNYVVNQKILVSNYIDRMFAKYSPATFLSVVIEDCISKGKDYYNGGPRYNTNYIQCTGLGTVTDSLATLKKHVFEEQSVAMDTILEAVSKNFEGEEILRQTIINNTPFYGNDDDYADAIALQVYDDLLDAIDGKPNTKGETFHLNMLSTTCHVYFGKVMGATPNGRLAHKSISDGTSPSHGADTNGPSAVIKSLTKLDQTKSGGTLLNQRFLPSLLKRDEDLKKLGQLVRSYFALGGHHIQFNIVDTATLYAAQKNPEDYKDLLVRMAGYSDYFNDMNADLQQEVIDRTENESF encoded by the coding sequence ATGAAAATTGCACATACATCTGTACAACCAGAACGCCCAGCGGCAGTTCAAGGTAATTTTTACGAGCCTATAACCAATGCCATTGGTCCTGGAATGAATACCCGCATTCAAAAACTTAGAAAATTAAGTTTCGAAACTCAGCCGTCGTTATCTATCGAGCGCGCTTTAATTCAAACTAGATTTTATAAAGAACACTTCGGGAAACATTCAATCCCAGTGTTACGCGGGTTAAATTTTCTAGAAATATGTAAGCAAAAAACCATTTACATAGGCGATGGTGAATTAATTGTGGGGGAGCGCGGTCCTAAACCTAAAGCAGTACCCACGTTTCCAGAGCTTACCTGCCATAGTGTTGAAGATTTTCACGTGTTAAATACGCGCGAAATGCAACGTTATACTATTCCGCAGGAAGATATCGATACTTACGAAAAAGAAGTGATTCCTTATTGGGAAGGAAAAACCATGCGCGAGCGTATTTTTAGTCACGTGCCTACCGCCTGGCGCGATTTGTATGAAGCCGGTCTCTTTACCGAGTTTATGGAGCAACGCGCACCAGGGCATACCGCTTTAGATGGTAAAGTTTATGAAAAAGGCATGTTGGACTTCAAAAAAGAAATCCAGGAACATTTAGACCGTTTAGATTTTTTAAACGACCCAGAAGCGACCGATAAAAAAGAACAATTAGAAGGCATGAAAATTTCTTGCGATGCCGCCATTGTCTTTGCCGAGCGTCACGCCAATTTAGCCGAAGAGCTGGCCGAAAAAGAAACCGACGACACGCGAAAAAAAGAACTACAAAAAATAGCTGAGGTTTGCCGTTGGGTGCCTGCAAATGCACCACGAACCTTTCACGAAGCGATTCAAATGTATTGGTTTACACACTTAGGAACTATTACGGAATTAAACGGCTGGGATGCCATGAATCCCGGGCATTTCGACCAACATTTAGCCCCGTTTTACGAAAAAGAAATCGCCGAAGGTACCTTAACACGTGAGGAGGCTAAAGAATTATTAAGTTGTTTTTGGATTAAAGTAAACAATCATCCAGCACCTCCTAAAGTGGGGATTACCGCCAAAGAGAGTGGCACATATAACGATTTTACCAACATTAACATTGGTGGTGTAAAGCGCGATGGATCCGATGGGGTTAGCGAAGTATCGTACATTATGTTAGAGATTATTGAGGAATTGCACGTGTTACAGCCCGGAAATTCGGTGCATATTAGCTCCAGAACCCCAGATCGGTTTTTAAAAGAAGCCTGTAAGGTTATTCGTCAAGGACACGGCTATCCGTCCATTTTTAATCCAGATGTTTATATTCCAGAAATGTTACGTCAAGGCAAGTCGTTAGAAGATGCCCGAGAAGGCGGATGCAGTGGTTGTATAGAAGTGGGGGCTTTTGGTAAAGAAGCTTATATTTTAACAGGATACTTAAACGTGCCTAAAATCATAGAAATTACACTTAATAATGGTGTAAATCCGCTTACAGGTAAACAAGTGAGTATAAAAACTGGCGATCCAAGAGATTTTAAGAGCTACGACGAGCTGTATAATGCCTTTAAAACACAGCTTAATTATGTGGTTAATCAGAAAATTTTAGTCAGTAATTATATCGATAGGATGTTTGCAAAATACAGTCCAGCCACATTTTTATCGGTAGTTATTGAAGATTGTATTTCTAAAGGCAAAGATTACTACAATGGTGGTCCGCGCTACAATACCAATTATATACAATGTACCGGTTTAGGCACGGTAACCGATAGTTTAGCCACTCTAAAAAAACACGTTTTCGAAGAGCAATCTGTGGCAATGGATACTATTCTTGAAGCCGTTTCAAAGAATTTTGAAGGTGAAGAGATTTTGCGTCAAACCATAATTAACAATACCCCATTTTATGGGAATGATGACGATTATGCCGATGCGATTGCCCTACAAGTTTACGACGATTTACTTGATGCCATAGATGGAAAACCCAATACAAAAGGCGAAACTTTTCATTTAAATATGTTGTCTACAACCTGCCATGTGTATTTTGGTAAAGTTATGGGGGCTACGCCAAATGGGCGTTTAGCGCACAAATCTATTTCCGATGGAACCTCACCCTCGCATGGGGCAGATACCAATGGGCCATCGGCAGTTATAAAATCTTTAACAAAACTCGATCAAACCAAATCTGGAGGCACTTTATTAAATCAGCGCTTTTTACCAAGTTTATTAAAACGCGACGAAGATTTAAAAAAATTAGGACAATTAGTACGCAGTTATTTTGCTTTGGGTGGTCACCATATTCAATTTAATATTGTAGATACTGCAACCTTGTATGCCGCTCAAAAAAATCCTGAAGATTATAAAGATTTGTTGGTGCGAATGGCGGGTTACAGCGACTATTTTAACGATATGAATGCCGATTTACAACAAGAAGTTATTGATAGAACTGAGAACGAATCGTTTTAG